The proteins below come from a single Gordonia pseudamarae genomic window:
- a CDS encoding FadR/GntR family transcriptional regulator: protein MEIQPIARAAVSDEVLGQLVAEILSGRLAPGDPLPAERELALRFGVNRHAIREALKGVRQAGLVRISQGDKTRVLDWRENAGLDVLVALAATGAVPPAELMRDVFEMRRSLAVDAARLCAQRADDTQIARVVEAAAAYPERAAEATPEAVVGADIDFWLAVINGSGNLAYRLAMNTLLSGLDSLGIPAMRQLGLLDEYADRDAHIRLARHIADRDVAATTDLATTLLSRVLDAIATTE from the coding sequence ATGGAGATCCAGCCGATTGCACGCGCAGCGGTATCCGACGAGGTGCTGGGGCAGCTCGTCGCCGAGATCCTGTCCGGTCGGCTCGCCCCCGGGGATCCGCTGCCCGCCGAGCGTGAGCTGGCACTGCGGTTCGGTGTCAACCGGCACGCGATCCGTGAAGCCCTCAAGGGCGTGCGGCAGGCCGGACTCGTGCGCATCTCGCAGGGTGACAAGACACGGGTCCTTGATTGGCGCGAGAACGCCGGCCTCGACGTTCTGGTCGCCCTGGCCGCCACCGGCGCGGTGCCGCCCGCGGAGCTGATGCGCGATGTGTTCGAGATGCGCCGCTCCCTCGCCGTCGACGCCGCCCGGCTGTGTGCGCAGCGCGCCGACGACACGCAGATCGCGCGGGTCGTCGAGGCAGCCGCCGCATATCCCGAACGTGCCGCCGAAGCCACCCCCGAGGCCGTCGTCGGCGCTGACATCGACTTCTGGCTCGCCGTCATCAACGGATCGGGCAACCTCGCCTACCGGCTGGCGATGAACACACTGCTGTCGGGGCTGGACTCCCTCGGTATCCCGGCGATGCGGCAGCTCGGCCTGCTCGACGAGTACGCCGATCGCGACGCCCACATCCGACTGGCTCGGCACATCGCCGATCGGGATGTCGCCGCCACCACAGACCTCGCCACCACCCTGCTCAGCCGAGTGCTCGACGCGATCGCCACAACGGAGTGA
- a CDS encoding LLM class flavin-dependent oxidoreductase — MKNIGFLSFGHWSSGLGSQTRTAADTLLQSIDLAVAAEELGADGAYFRVHHFARQLGSPFPLLAAVGARTSSIEIGTGVIDMRYENPLYMAEDAGAADLISGGRLQLGISRGSPEQVIEGYKYFGYAPADGETDADMARRHTEVFLKVIEGDGFAEPNPQPMFPNPPGLLRIEPHSPGLRERIWWGAGSRATAEWTARQGLNLMSSTLLTEDTGVPFHQLQAEQIQRFRDAWTEAGHDWEPRVSVSRSIFALTDERDRAYFGLRGDDRDQVGIIDNTRARFGRSYADEPDKLIEQLREDEAIAAADTLLLTVPNQLGVDYNTHVIESILKEVAPALGWR; from the coding sequence ATGAAGAACATCGGCTTCCTCTCCTTCGGCCACTGGTCGTCGGGCCTGGGCTCGCAGACCCGCACCGCCGCCGACACCCTGCTCCAATCGATCGACCTCGCGGTGGCCGCCGAGGAACTCGGCGCCGACGGCGCCTACTTCCGGGTGCACCACTTCGCCCGGCAGCTCGGTTCCCCGTTCCCGCTGCTCGCTGCCGTGGGTGCCAGGACCAGCAGCATCGAGATCGGCACCGGGGTCATCGACATGCGCTACGAGAACCCGCTGTACATGGCCGAGGACGCCGGTGCGGCCGACCTCATCTCCGGCGGCAGGCTGCAACTCGGCATCAGCCGGGGATCGCCGGAGCAGGTGATCGAGGGCTACAAGTACTTCGGCTACGCACCCGCCGACGGCGAAACCGACGCCGACATGGCACGCCGGCACACCGAGGTGTTCCTGAAGGTCATCGAGGGCGACGGATTCGCCGAACCCAATCCGCAGCCCATGTTCCCCAATCCACCCGGTCTGCTGCGGATCGAACCCCACTCCCCCGGACTTCGCGAGCGGATCTGGTGGGGCGCAGGCTCCCGGGCAACTGCCGAATGGACTGCGCGCCAAGGGCTGAACCTGATGTCCTCAACCCTGCTCACCGAGGACACCGGGGTACCGTTCCACCAGTTGCAGGCCGAACAGATCCAGCGGTTCCGGGATGCGTGGACCGAAGCCGGTCACGATTGGGAACCACGGGTGTCGGTGAGCCGCAGCATCTTCGCACTCACTGACGAGCGCGACCGCGCCTACTTCGGTCTGCGCGGCGACGACCGGGACCAGGTGGGCATCATCGACAACACCCGCGCCCGCTTCGGCCGCAGCTACGCCGACGAACCCGACAAACTCATCGAACAACTCCGCGAGGACGAGGCCATCGCCGCCGCCGACACCCTGCTGCTGACGGTCCCCAACCAACTCGGCGTCGACTACAACACACACGTCATCGAGTCCATCCTCAAGGAGGTGGCCCCGGCCCTCGGCTGGCGGTGA
- a CDS encoding IS481 family transposase, with protein MTHANAPLTPEGRRRLASLIIDEGWSLRRAAERFQCSPATAKRWADRYRAGQCLTDRSSRPARSPARLPRRTERRIICLRYSRRWGPHRISYHLGIARSTVGRVLERYRMPLLSNIDQATGLPVRRPKPKRYEVDRPGRLVHVDIKKQGRIPDGGGWRAHGRGSAADRTAGVARGRAARSGAPHSRGYRYLHHAVDDHSRVAYSEILDDERKETAARFWRRANTFFAERGVEVTAVMTDNGSCYRSNAFAQALAETGIKHKKTKPYRPQTNGKVERFNRTLAAEWAYARPYTSEAERTTAYTAWLHHYNHHRPHTGIGGQVPSDRVHNLTGKYS; from the coding sequence GTGACTCACGCTAACGCACCTTTGACGCCCGAGGGGCGTCGCCGTCTTGCTTCCCTGATCATCGATGAGGGCTGGTCTTTGCGGCGCGCTGCCGAACGGTTCCAGTGTTCGCCGGCCACGGCCAAGCGGTGGGCCGACCGTTACCGCGCCGGCCAGTGCCTGACCGACCGCAGTTCCCGCCCCGCCCGCTCACCGGCCCGGCTGCCCCGACGCACCGAACGACGAATCATCTGCCTGCGTTACTCCCGCCGGTGGGGACCGCACCGGATCTCCTATCACCTGGGTATCGCGCGTTCGACGGTCGGTCGGGTCCTGGAGCGCTACCGGATGCCGCTGCTGTCGAACATCGACCAGGCCACCGGACTACCGGTGCGCAGACCGAAACCGAAACGGTACGAGGTCGACCGGCCCGGACGACTCGTGCACGTCGACATCAAGAAGCAAGGCCGAATCCCCGACGGTGGTGGCTGGCGTGCTCATGGTCGCGGATCGGCCGCGGACCGTACTGCCGGTGTGGCCCGTGGCCGGGCAGCACGCTCGGGAGCACCGCACTCGCGGGGCTACCGCTACCTGCACCATGCCGTCGACGACCACTCCCGGGTGGCGTATTCGGAGATCCTCGACGACGAACGGAAAGAGACCGCGGCCAGATTCTGGCGGCGCGCCAACACGTTCTTCGCCGAGCGCGGCGTCGAAGTGACCGCGGTAATGACCGACAACGGTTCCTGCTACCGCTCCAACGCGTTCGCCCAGGCACTGGCCGAGACCGGGATCAAGCACAAGAAGACCAAGCCGTATCGGCCGCAGACGAACGGGAAGGTCGAACGTTTCAACCGAACCCTGGCCGCCGAGTGGGCCTACGCCCGCCCCTACACCAGCGAAGCCGAACGCACCACCGCCTACACCGCGTGGCTGCACCACTACAATCACCACCGACCCCACACCGGAATCGGAGGCCAAGTCCCCTCAGACCGCGTTCACAACCTCACGGGGAAGTACAGCTAG
- a CDS encoding DAPG hydrolase family protein, which translates to MIPVTYYPPATQRLVERNRGLIADKPYAHFFRDELWLHEDVLPHLRAPMDPSKAIRPGAELNRLLEPGYQEVETGYCGLPDGSGYTTSLTRFPGATPEMFRWWFWWHSVEAARYTLWFPWNHVSALARNRDVLTAPGLSDEQRYLGNSHVIDEYIGAELQRITIDFVAPGELGIDQNALAGADIHGSACGYVSLRKPGIRCATMVHLIRDTDDGFELRSRYFLADHLVLGRGRTALDIDKAVPAPMKARLAGERLAYEQLLHDQIEFTHLAGLLPDLYAEFGPGKNSA; encoded by the coding sequence ATGATTCCGGTGACCTACTATCCGCCGGCGACGCAACGACTCGTCGAACGCAACCGTGGGCTCATCGCGGACAAACCGTACGCGCACTTCTTTCGTGACGAACTGTGGCTGCACGAGGACGTGCTGCCGCACCTGAGGGCGCCGATGGATCCGTCGAAGGCGATCCGGCCGGGTGCGGAGCTGAACCGGTTGCTCGAACCCGGATATCAGGAGGTGGAGACCGGCTACTGCGGGTTGCCCGACGGCAGCGGCTACACCACCAGCCTCACCCGGTTTCCGGGGGCGACGCCGGAGATGTTCCGCTGGTGGTTCTGGTGGCATTCGGTGGAGGCCGCCCGCTACACGCTGTGGTTTCCGTGGAACCACGTGTCCGCCCTCGCCCGCAACCGCGACGTGCTCACCGCACCGGGCCTGAGCGATGAACAACGTTACCTCGGCAATTCGCATGTCATCGATGAGTACATCGGCGCGGAACTGCAACGGATCACCATCGATTTCGTCGCCCCCGGCGAACTCGGCATCGACCAGAACGCACTCGCGGGAGCCGACATACACGGCAGCGCGTGCGGCTACGTCTCGCTGCGCAAACCCGGTATCCGCTGCGCCACCATGGTTCACCTGATCCGTGACACCGACGACGGGTTCGAGCTTCGGTCACGCTACTTCCTCGCCGACCATCTGGTGCTCGGCCGCGGACGGACCGCTCTCGACATCGACAAGGCGGTACCCGCACCGATGAAGGCACGCCTGGCCGGCGAGCGTCTGGCGTACGAGCAGCTCCTGCACGACCAGATCGAGTTCACCCACCTGGCGGGCCTTCTGCCCGACCTGTACGCCGAGTTCGGCCCGGGCAAGAACAGCGCGTAG
- a CDS encoding EamA family transporter, with protein sequence MTTRDRCIGLTVVLLWGLNFIAIRYCLDHFPPFFLAALRFAVMAVPVVLFVRFPKIPVHWFLLYACGFGIAQFAFLFLAMHVGMPTGLASLALQTSAPFTVVLGVLFLHERMTGRQVCGIALAVIGIGIIAVARATGTGLGWSAVGPIALTVLAGLGWAFGNIGNRLAATDREPGTARPGDALRLVLWMSVIPPLPFLAMSLVFDGPTAGIDALADLGSHSGLLALAGLAYIVLLGTIAGSGLWADLIARYPASRVAPMSLLVPVVGITAAWLFFGEIPSAAELLGAAAVISGCTLGVLSASHTPTSRVTEKVPV encoded by the coding sequence ATGACCACTCGTGACCGCTGCATCGGCCTGACCGTCGTACTGCTGTGGGGACTGAACTTCATCGCCATCCGCTACTGTCTCGACCACTTCCCGCCGTTCTTCCTCGCCGCGCTGCGGTTCGCGGTGATGGCGGTTCCGGTAGTGCTGTTCGTGCGGTTCCCAAAGATTCCGGTCCACTGGTTCCTGTTGTACGCGTGCGGGTTCGGCATCGCCCAGTTCGCCTTCCTGTTCCTGGCGATGCACGTGGGGATGCCGACCGGTCTGGCATCGCTGGCGTTGCAGACCTCGGCGCCGTTCACCGTCGTTCTCGGCGTGCTGTTCCTGCATGAACGGATGACCGGACGTCAGGTGTGCGGAATCGCGCTGGCGGTCATCGGGATCGGGATCATCGCGGTGGCCCGGGCCACCGGAACGGGCCTCGGGTGGAGCGCCGTCGGCCCCATCGCACTCACCGTTCTGGCCGGTCTCGGCTGGGCGTTCGGCAACATCGGCAACCGGCTCGCCGCCACCGACCGCGAACCCGGCACCGCCCGGCCCGGCGACGCCCTGCGCCTGGTGCTGTGGATGTCGGTGATCCCGCCGTTGCCGTTCCTGGCGATGAGCCTGGTGTTCGACGGTCCCACAGCCGGAATCGACGCCCTCGCCGACCTGGGCAGCCACAGCGGACTGCTCGCACTCGCGGGACTGGCCTACATCGTCCTGCTCGGCACGATCGCCGGATCCGGCCTCTGGGCCGACCTCATCGCCCGATATCCGGCGAGCCGCGTCGCACCCATGTCGCTGCTGGTGCCGGTTGTCGGAATCACCGCCGCCTGGCTTTTCTTCGGTGAAATACCAAGTGCCGCTGAACTCCTCGGAGCCGCCGCGGTGATCTCCGGGTGCACCCTCGGCGTACTGTCCGCGAGCCACACCCCCACCAGTCGCGTAACGGAGAAGGTCCCGGTGTGA
- a CDS encoding MFS transporter, with protein MSAPTIVHQSDWSMIRKIWPLLIAAALGLVPFTVMSNFLPAIASDAGVGVDLMGSFRGLGGIAALIVGVAVAPLLDRLSRTAVATIALSVLAVGCLASLLGHPIAWVMFCLLIGAGTAVLNPAVAALSADRFESGHDAARAATLVSSTATLTAVLAAPVLALPAVLWGWRADMIGVFVALLVVAALIARMPSDQQGRTALGYLEALRTATRRPGATDLLMVSLLRTTAFMGSLAYISAAFDERFGLSTGWFSLVWSTSGLAFFLGNFGGGKYLHRRGTEVAIPMMVAAICTATMAMVVLYTAPTLWSAWIAVAVVSASHAVIAAGVTTAVVRSAGPARGTVLGLNGAAQALGTFLGAAIAGAALAVGGWVAVATALGAVTAIALYFALRAQTPGYAQISS; from the coding sequence ATGAGCGCGCCCACCATAGTCCACCAGTCCGATTGGTCGATGATCCGTAAGATCTGGCCGCTGCTGATAGCTGCCGCACTCGGCCTCGTGCCGTTCACTGTCATGTCGAATTTCCTGCCGGCGATCGCCTCCGACGCCGGGGTGGGCGTCGACCTGATGGGTAGTTTCCGGGGGCTGGGCGGCATCGCCGCGCTGATCGTGGGAGTGGCGGTAGCGCCGTTGCTCGACCGGTTGTCACGGACGGCGGTGGCCACGATCGCGCTGTCGGTGCTGGCGGTGGGATGCTTAGCCTCGCTGCTGGGTCATCCGATTGCGTGGGTGATGTTCTGTCTGTTGATCGGCGCCGGCACCGCCGTGCTCAACCCGGCCGTGGCGGCATTGTCGGCCGATCGATTCGAATCCGGTCACGACGCCGCCCGCGCCGCCACGCTGGTGTCGTCGACCGCCACCCTGACCGCCGTCCTCGCCGCACCGGTGCTCGCCCTGCCGGCGGTCCTGTGGGGGTGGCGGGCCGACATGATCGGGGTGTTCGTCGCGCTGCTCGTCGTCGCGGCACTGATTGCCCGGATGCCCTCGGATCAGCAGGGCCGCACCGCGCTCGGCTATCTCGAAGCGCTCCGCACGGCGACCCGGCGGCCCGGGGCGACGGATCTGCTGATGGTGTCGCTGCTGCGGACCACCGCCTTCATGGGGTCGCTGGCCTACATCTCCGCCGCGTTCGACGAGCGGTTCGGCCTGTCCACCGGCTGGTTCTCACTGGTGTGGTCGACATCGGGGCTGGCGTTCTTCCTCGGCAACTTCGGTGGCGGCAAATACCTGCATCGACGCGGCACCGAGGTCGCGATCCCGATGATGGTGGCCGCCATCTGCACCGCCACGATGGCGATGGTGGTTCTCTACACCGCGCCCACGCTGTGGTCGGCGTGGATCGCGGTGGCGGTCGTCTCAGCCTCCCACGCGGTGATCGCGGCGGGTGTCACCACCGCCGTCGTGCGGTCCGCGGGGCCTGCGCGGGGTACAGTCCTCGGGCTGAACGGAGCCGCGCAGGCGCTCGGTACCTTCCTCGGTGCCGCGATCGCGGGTGCGGCCCTGGCTGTCGGCGGCTGGGTGGCGGTGGCCACCGCGCTGGGCGCGGTCACCGCGATCGCCCTCTACTTCGCCCTCCGTGCCCAGACGCCGGGCTACGCCCAGATTTCCAGCTGA
- a CDS encoding opine metallophore biosynthesis dehydrogenase: MPSDAAMPPHPSGPLGRVLIAGTGPTAIQLAGAVKNVYGSTVGIAGRESVRSSQFFDNLRAVDGAASVRVQNIQHEALAADFRFDASFEGYPTVSGEWDTLILAAPANAYAQILREIDAAIGFAGITLIVLVSPTLGSGALVAELSRSSVAAPEVISLSSYLGDTRWASGIPGPTVLTAGVKNRIYAASDRGRTRALDAVRGLHVALGIDVEVFDDPIAAESRNPSLYVHPALFFNDVTLGAVFDDPVGPQRYVYKLFPEGPITPGLIATMLGQWREMSAILAAVGVPGVNLLRFMVDDSYPVRPESISREDIENFESLTETEQCYLVYVRYASLLIDPFSTPDADGRYFDFSAVPIGRVFTDATGVLDIPRMPGEDYYRTKVIRGIAARAGIECPAIDGMLACYEGRLRTAAGKYPDRQLSPAFTVQEFDGDVQLIWNRLRERIPRGYRPSLRSPVNPPSLRSPVNPPSLRSPVNPPSLRSPVNPPSLRSPGR, encoded by the coding sequence ATGCCGTCTGACGCAGCCATGCCGCCACATCCGTCCGGGCCGCTGGGCCGGGTCCTGATCGCGGGGACCGGTCCCACCGCGATCCAGCTCGCCGGCGCGGTCAAGAACGTGTACGGGTCGACCGTCGGCATTGCGGGCCGGGAATCGGTACGATCATCTCAGTTCTTCGACAACCTGCGCGCCGTCGACGGGGCGGCGTCGGTGCGGGTGCAGAACATCCAGCACGAGGCTCTGGCGGCCGACTTCCGGTTCGATGCGTCGTTCGAGGGTTACCCGACGGTGTCCGGCGAATGGGACACGTTGATCCTCGCCGCACCCGCCAACGCCTACGCGCAGATTCTCCGGGAGATTGACGCTGCGATCGGCTTCGCCGGGATCACGCTCATCGTCCTCGTCTCACCGACCCTGGGGTCCGGTGCCCTGGTCGCCGAATTGTCGCGATCGTCGGTGGCCGCACCCGAGGTGATCAGTCTGTCGAGCTACCTGGGTGATACGCGCTGGGCGTCGGGGATTCCGGGGCCAACAGTGCTCACCGCCGGCGTCAAGAACCGGATCTACGCCGCCTCCGACCGGGGGCGCACCCGCGCACTCGACGCCGTTCGCGGGTTGCACGTCGCACTCGGGATCGACGTCGAGGTGTTCGACGACCCGATAGCCGCGGAAAGCCGGAACCCGTCACTGTACGTGCACCCGGCACTGTTCTTCAACGACGTCACACTGGGCGCCGTCTTCGACGATCCGGTGGGGCCGCAGAGGTACGTCTACAAACTCTTCCCCGAGGGACCCATCACGCCGGGACTGATCGCCACGATGCTCGGTCAGTGGCGGGAGATGAGTGCGATCCTCGCGGCGGTGGGCGTACCCGGGGTGAATCTGCTCAGATTCATGGTCGACGACAGCTATCCGGTACGACCGGAGAGCATCTCGCGCGAGGACATCGAGAACTTCGAATCGCTGACCGAGACCGAGCAGTGTTACCTCGTGTACGTCCGATACGCCTCACTGCTCATCGACCCGTTCAGCACACCCGACGCGGACGGCAGATACTTCGACTTCTCCGCGGTGCCGATCGGACGGGTGTTCACCGACGCCACCGGCGTGCTCGACATCCCCCGGATGCCGGGCGAGGACTACTACCGCACCAAAGTCATCCGGGGTATCGCCGCCCGAGCCGGAATCGAGTGCCCGGCCATCGACGGCATGCTCGCCTGCTATGAAGGCCGGTTGCGTACCGCCGCCGGCAAGTATCCCGACCGGCAACTGTCGCCGGCCTTCACCGTCCAGGAATTCGACGGCGACGTTCAACTGATCTGGAATCGCCTGCGGGAACGAATACCCCGTGGTTATCGCCCGTCGCTACGCTCGCCGGTGAATCCCCCGTCGCTACGCTCGCCGGTGAATCCCCCGTCGCTACGCTCGCCGGTGAATCCCCCGTCGCTACGCTCGCCGGTGAATCCCCCGTCGCTACGCTCGCCCGGTCGATAG
- a CDS encoding ABC transporter substrate-binding protein — MTTIIVTARSGTPAHMRSLAAVGTAMALALTACGDNPDDRPAAGSTTTVVVLDNNPLGTYNPVNNHGRNGESRIYQGLFRVQPGQPDTQPDITPLLAAGPAVPSDGNRTWTVRTRTGVTFSDGSPFGPDDVVTTYRALINPAVASTELVRWQNLHTVDATGPDEVTFRLKDPSPEFDRLLLTGIAPSERLDAEKATTPDAVPAKDSSLNTDPVGTGPYELTDLRADQAIFEARDDYWGSVPAIGKIVIRHVEDENSRAQQLRNGEGDGTLLDTRLSKAFDNNKDFTVSSRTSADWHAITLPAAHPFVGDQTVRTALNLAIDRQALVDGALDGHGTPNSTFLAPFYGNAYDKSKEIPFDRAHAEKLLDDAGWTRGSDGVRAKDGRRAEFDLIYFTNVGETRKLLALATTSELDKIGVIAHPVAKNSADVSDEDYRTTPLVLGGGSQPYSIDAQLYTVLHSTFAEPGVGAKWDNASDYVNKELDAALDAARVEPDAATRDALYRKAQASYAATPGMLQLAYVKHVYVSRDMGWKEPGVALEPHSHGVEFGPWYTIADWTAS; from the coding sequence ATGACAACCATTATCGTTACTGCTCGATCGGGGACGCCCGCCCACATGCGGTCCCTCGCCGCCGTCGGTACGGCCATGGCACTGGCCCTCACCGCGTGCGGCGACAACCCCGACGACCGGCCCGCGGCCGGCTCCACGACGACGGTTGTCGTGCTCGACAACAACCCGCTGGGCACCTACAACCCGGTGAACAATCACGGCCGCAACGGCGAGTCCCGCATCTACCAGGGACTCTTCCGCGTCCAGCCGGGGCAGCCCGACACCCAGCCCGACATCACCCCGCTGCTGGCGGCCGGCCCGGCCGTGCCGAGTGACGGCAACCGGACCTGGACGGTCAGGACCCGCACCGGCGTCACCTTCTCCGACGGATCACCGTTCGGTCCCGACGATGTCGTGACCACCTACCGGGCGCTGATCAATCCCGCGGTCGCCTCCACCGAGCTGGTCCGCTGGCAGAACCTGCACACCGTCGACGCAACCGGGCCCGACGAGGTGACGTTCCGGCTGAAGGACCCCTCGCCCGAGTTCGACAGACTGCTGCTGACGGGCATCGCGCCGAGCGAGCGCCTCGACGCGGAGAAGGCAACCACCCCCGATGCCGTGCCCGCGAAGGACTCCTCACTCAACACCGACCCCGTCGGCACCGGACCCTACGAGCTCACCGACCTACGTGCCGACCAGGCGATATTCGAAGCGCGGGACGACTACTGGGGCAGCGTGCCCGCCATCGGCAAGATCGTCATCCGCCATGTCGAGGACGAGAACTCGCGCGCACAACAACTGCGTAACGGAGAGGGCGACGGGACACTGCTCGACACCCGGTTGTCGAAGGCCTTCGACAATAACAAGGACTTCACCGTCTCCTCCCGCACCAGCGCCGACTGGCACGCGATCACCCTGCCCGCCGCACATCCCTTCGTCGGTGACCAGACCGTGCGCACCGCACTCAACCTCGCGATCGACCGGCAAGCGCTCGTCGACGGTGCACTCGACGGCCACGGCACACCCAACTCGACCTTCCTCGCGCCGTTCTACGGCAACGCCTACGACAAGTCCAAGGAGATCCCGTTCGACCGCGCACACGCCGAGAAGCTGCTCGACGACGCCGGCTGGACCCGCGGCTCCGACGGCGTGCGCGCGAAGGACGGGCGGCGGGCCGAGTTCGACCTGATCTATTTCACCAATGTCGGCGAGACACGCAAACTGCTCGCACTGGCCACCACGTCGGAACTCGACAAGATCGGCGTCATCGCCCACCCCGTCGCCAAGAACTCCGCCGACGTCTCCGACGAGGACTACCGGACCACGCCGCTGGTGCTCGGCGGCGGCTCCCAGCCGTACTCTATCGACGCCCAGCTCTACACCGTGCTGCATTCCACGTTCGCCGAACCGGGAGTCGGCGCCAAGTGGGACAACGCATCCGACTACGTCAACAAAGAACTCGACGCCGCACTCGACGCGGCGCGCGTCGAACCGGACGCCGCCACCCGCGACGCGCTCTACCGCAAAGCGCAGGCATCGTACGCCGCGACGCCGGGCATGCTGCAGCTCGCATATGTCAAGCACGTCTACGTATCCCGCGACATGGGCTGGAAAGAGCCGGGCGTGGCGCTCGAACCGCACTCGCACGGCGTCGAATTCGGTCCGTGGTACACCATCGCCGACTGGACCGCGTCGTGA
- a CDS encoding ABC transporter permease, with translation MTCTGPPGMPADTGRRRISAVPRIVGRRLLLLAPITLVVTVGVFWLASLSPLDPLDAYMSGQSAALTDEQRGELRRTLGLDRSWWSAWWDWLRATLGGDLGRSMSYRQSVSTVIGDRLPWTLVLSVSGLVLALIISVCLGLWAALAPGSLADRAIGVLATVLAAVPPFVLGMGVIAVFALGLGLFPTGGLTDPGEGVAAGSLLRHLALPTVVFALSQVPWLILGLRETVIRTLSEDAVLFARLRGIPRRTIVVGHVLPVAAPPFIALTATRLPELIAGSVIVEAVFAWPGIGAAMVQAAQRLDLDLLCFLTVASTAAVLLCTLLADVLYVLLDPRVDTDV, from the coding sequence GTGACGTGCACCGGCCCGCCCGGTATGCCGGCCGACACGGGGCGCCGCCGGATCTCGGCGGTGCCCCGCATCGTCGGCAGACGTCTGCTGCTGCTCGCCCCGATCACGCTCGTCGTCACCGTGGGCGTGTTCTGGCTGGCGTCGTTGAGCCCACTCGATCCGCTCGACGCCTACATGTCCGGCCAGTCCGCGGCCCTCACCGACGAACAGCGCGGCGAACTGCGCAGGACCCTGGGGCTGGACCGGTCGTGGTGGTCGGCGTGGTGGGATTGGCTGCGAGCCACCCTCGGTGGTGATCTCGGCCGGTCGATGTCCTACCGGCAGAGCGTATCCACGGTGATCGGCGACAGGCTGCCGTGGACGCTGGTGCTGAGTGTCTCCGGTCTCGTTCTCGCGCTGATCATCTCGGTGTGCCTGGGACTGTGGGCGGCGTTGGCTCCGGGTTCGCTCGCCGACCGCGCGATCGGTGTACTGGCCACTGTGCTGGCGGCGGTGCCGCCGTTCGTCCTGGGCATGGGAGTGATCGCCGTGTTCGCGCTGGGGCTGGGATTGTTTCCCACCGGCGGGCTGACCGACCCCGGCGAGGGGGTCGCCGCCGGTTCGCTGCTGCGGCATCTGGCGCTGCCCACCGTGGTCTTCGCGCTGTCACAGGTACCGTGGCTGATCCTCGGATTGCGCGAGACGGTGATTCGGACGCTGAGCGAGGACGCCGTGCTGTTCGCCCGGCTGCGGGGGATCCCGCGGCGCACGATCGTCGTCGGCCACGTCCTGCCGGTTGCCGCGCCCCCGTTCATCGCACTCACCGCCACCCGGCTACCCGAGCTGATCGCCGGTTCGGTGATCGTGGAGGCCGTATTCGCTTGGCCGGGAATCGGTGCGGCGATGGTACAGGCCGCCCAGCGCCTCGACCTCGACCTGCTGTGTTTCCTCACGGTGGCCTCGACGGCCGCGGTGCTGTTGTGCACGTTGCTCGCGGACGTGCTGTACGTGCTGCTCGATCCGCGGGTGGACACCGATGTCTGA